The following are encoded in a window of Gossypium raimondii isolate GPD5lz chromosome 13, ASM2569854v1, whole genome shotgun sequence genomic DNA:
- the LOC105783932 gene encoding protein SMAX1-LIKE 3, with product MRAGVCTVQQALTAEAASLVKQALGLARRRGHAQVTPLHVASAMLASSTGLLRRACLQSHSHPLQFRALELCFNVALNRLPASTSSPLLGPHHHHHHHHHPSLSNALVAAFKRAQAHQRRGSIENQQQPILALKIELEHLIVSILDDPSVSRVMREAGFSSTQVKTKVEQTVSLEISSSPKENNTKPQVLASNLSPSMPHTHSHDQDVTNVLNTIVHRRGNTVIIGESVAIAESVIRGVMDKFEKGQVSGDLRYLQFISFPLLSLRNLAKHEVEQKLVELKCLVKSYMARGVVLYLGDLKWVSEFWSTYGEQRRNYYSPVEHIIMELRRLVSGTKETGKLFLMGIATFRTYMKCKTGQASLESIWELYPLTISADSLSLSLNLESCDSQSQYRTKESIDSISWQLGEVEANKNHSSFRDRLFNFDKKEAQSTSSLPSWLQNYKEESKMNPSHDKDSVNVKDLYKKWNSFSSASTDKDPCNSEEEALNLSWPVIFESKSSPKEHQFWISENDSKPDLLSNPNSSPNSASSSEAMEEDIDGLNAFKVVNAENMNILCNALEKKVPWQKDVIPEIVSTILECRSGMNKAKNWLNQREHKEETWLLFLGSDNEAKQKIARELARIIFGSQTSFASISPSNFGPDSNEDYKRKRDESGGNNYVLQRFGEALNENPHRVFLMEDTEQVDYCSMKSIKHAIETGKVTVSDGVTVPVMDAIVIFSCESFSSLSRACSSRKRPNCNDPEEIKEPEMEQEKNPSVSLDLNIAIGDNSEEDSSRIDDETGILKYVDKQIIFSVKEQ from the exons ATGAGAGCTGGAGTTTGTACTGTGCAACAAGCGTTAACAGCTGAGGCTGCTAGCTTGGTTAAGCAAGCACTTGGGCTAGCTCGACGACGAGGCCATGCCCAAGTCACTCCTCTTCATGTAGCTAGTGCCATGCTTGCATCTTCCACTGGTCTTCTTCGTAGAGCTTGTCTTCAATCTCATTCTCATCCTCTTCAATTTAGAGCTTTAGAGCTTTGTTTCAATGTAGCACTTAATCGTCTCCCTGCATCTACTTCTAGTCCTTTATTAGGTCCtcaccatcatcatcaccatcatcatcatccttcTCTTTCTAATGCCTTGGTTGCTGCTTTTAAACGTGCTCAAGCTCATCAACGCCGAGGGTCCATTGAGAACCAACAACAACCCATTTTAGCTCTCAAAATAGAATTAGAACATCTCATAGTCTCTATCTTGGATGATCCTAGTGTTAGTAGGGTTATGAGGGAAGCTGGTTTCTCTAGCACACAAGTCAAAACCAAAGTTGAACAAACAGTTTCCCTGGAGATTTCTTCTTCTCCAAAAGAAAACAACACCAAACCCCAGGTTCTTGCTTCTAACCTGTCTCCTTCAATGCCCCACACACACTCTCATGACCAAGATGTAACCAATGTTTTGAACACAATAGTTCATAGAAGGGGAAACACTGTCATTATAGGTGAGTCAGTAGCCATTGCTGAGAGTGTTATTAGAGGAGTAATGGATAAATTTGAGAAAGGCCAAGTCTCTGGGGATTTAAGGTACCTTCAGTTCATAAGTTTCCCACTTCTGTCACTTAGAAACCTTGCTAAACATGAAGTGGAACAGAAACTTGTAGAGCTTAAATGTCTTGTCAAAAGTTATATGGCTAGAGGGGTTGTCTTATACTTAGGTGATCTCAAATGGGTTTCAGAGTTTTGGTCAACCTATGGTGAACAAAGAAGAAACTATTACAGTCCAGTGGAACATATAATCATGGAACTCAGAAGATTAGTGAGTGGAACCAAGGAAACAGGCAAATTGTTCCTTATGGGAATTGCAACTTTTAGAACTTATATGAAATGTAAAACAGGCCAAGCTTCTCTTGAGTCAATTTGGGAACTTTATCCTCTTACAATATCAGCTGACAGCTTAAGCCTAAGTCTTAATCTTGAAAG CTGTGATTCTCAATCTCAATATAGAACCAAAGAATCTATAGATTCCATTAGTTGGCAACTTGGTGAAGTAGAAGCAAATAAGAATCATAGTTCCTTTAGGGATAGATTGTTCAACTTTGACAAGAAGGAAGCTCAAAGTACTTCAAGTTTGCCTTCATGGCTGCAAAACTACAAAGAAGAAAGCAAAATGAACCCTTCCCATGATAAG GATTCAGTGAATGTGAAGGATCTTTACAAGAAATGGAACTCGTTTAGCAGTGCTTCAACTGATAAAGATCCCTGCAACAGTGAAGAAGAAGCTCTTAATCTAAGTTGGCCAGTCATTTTTGAATCTAAAAGTTCACCTAAAGAGCACCAGTTTTGGATATCCGAAAATGATTCAAAGCCAGACCTCCTCTCGAATCCGAATTCGAGCCCAAATTCGGCTTCTTCGAGTGAGGCGATGGAGGAGGATATCGATGGTCTTAATGCATTCAAGGTTGTTAATGCTGAAAACATGAACATTTTATGCAATGCATTGGAGAAAAAGGTTCCATGGCAGAAGGATGTGATTCCTGAAATTGTTAGCACCATTCTCGAATGCAGGTCAGGGATGAACAAAGCTAAAAACTGGTTAAATCAAAGGGAACACAAAGAAGAAACATGGCTGCTCTTCTTAGGATCCGACAATGAAGCCAAACAGAAGATTGCAAGAGAGTTAGCAAGAATCATTTTCGGTTCACAAACCAGCTTTGCTTCCATAAGTCCGAGCAATTTCGGACCGGATTCGAATGAAGATTACAAAAGGAAAAGAGATGAATCTGGCGGTAACAATTATGTTCTTCAAAGATTTGGTGAAGCATTGAATGAGAATCCTCACAGGGTGTTCTTGATGGAAGATACGGAACAGGTTGATTACTGTTCTATGAAAAGCATTAAGCATGCAATAGAAACGGGGAAAGTTACAGTTTCAGATGGTGTTACAGTTCCTGTAATGGATGCCATTGTCATTTTCAGCTGTGAAAGCTTCAGCTCATTGTCAAGAGCTTGTTCTTCGAGGAAAAGGCCAAACTGTAATGACCCAGAAGAGATCAAAGAACCAGAAATGGAGCAGGAAAAGAACCCATCTGTTTCTCTAGACTTAAACATTGCCATTGGAGATAACAGTGAAGAAGACAGTTCAAGAATTGATGATGAAACTGGGATTCTGAAATATGTTGATAAGCAAATTATTTTCAGTGTTAAAGAACAGTAA